The genome window TCTGTGCTTTTTTGTTCTCaataggttttaattttttctgactGATAAAATTCTGTAAATCAGTTGAAGGTGCTCTTTTACAACATTCTAAATGTATTCTAAAGTATtgaaaaacttcaaaacaaaaaaaattggaTATGCTTATTTCCTTTTGCTCCTTTGGGCTCACTTAGAATATATCTGAAATTCCTCATGTGTTGCAGATTGAATGTAGATCTTGATTTACAATATGACTTCCTGGAAGATTTTTGTGAATTTTAAAttagtaaaataattattttgacaCAGGGAATAATAAATACTTTGTTTATGCTAGCTGCATTTAGAGGCATTCTGCAGAACTCGGTACCTAACCTTAAATTGCCCTGTGCAGGTTGTCTGTTTCATGTTGCGTTTTCTTCTCTGATCTCAGTATAAGAATACAAATCGTAACAAAGGCCTCATATGGCCTTTGACGGTCTGGATTGCACTATACGGAAAAGTATAAGATACTTTCTGCTCCTTGAAGTCCTCCCTAAACTGGGGAGTATAACTAGTTTTGAAACTCGTGGCATAAATCCTCAACTTACCTATATTTATAGCAGTTTTAAggaggttaaaaagaaaacaaccaaccaaaaccaactagttaattttcttttctgatcgTAGTGGTAGGATTGCTTGTGTAGACACTCTGTCAGCAAATGCTGATTTGAAACATTTTCTCGCACAGTTAGTGAGGATAAGTAACTTGAAATTCTAGAAAGCACATGAAAACACAAGCACATCTACTAAGGTGCTAACATTGTTGCTGCTATTAAACACAGAACTGAGTGACTTTTGGTTAAAAAGTTCTATAATGTACTGAGCTTTTACAGGCCGTATTAGAAATTTGTTAAAATATTGGCTTGTATACCACTTTAACATCAGATCATTTTCCTGGTAATTGCTGGAGTTCTTTCGCTTGCAAGTGAGTACTGTGTTACAAAATATCCTGCTCAGTGtggatttctgttaaaaatgtgtTACAATGTAGAATCTGTACTGTGGAGGGGTGACAGCGGTGGAAAATAATAATGGCTTCTTTCTTAAATTTCTCAGCAGTCATTTATCGATGATGATCctgataaagaaaagaaaataaaggaacttGAATTGCTACTTATGTCAGCAGAGaatgaaatcagaagaaaacaagtgTCTTCTGTAAGGACTATacatttatgtaaatatttgaatATGCTTAACTGAGATTAATCCTCAGCAATTTGTAAATggatgtttggttttgtgtgggtttttttcactcaaCCTTCTAAATCAGACCTATGTCTGTTGGGTTGTAAAACAAAGTCTATATATTACAATTGAGGCAAATTATTATTAGTGCAGTTTTCTAAActgtgaaaacagcagaaatatgACTTGCAATTTGGCAGTTGTTCCTACGAGCCAAGATTTTAATCCTTTTCAAGAGGTTGCATGCTTGTTGATATCGGCGGCATTCAGTTTTATAGATCAGCAATGTTGATCATCTGTTCCGCAAAGAAAGGTGAAAAACCTGCAGATGACAGTCACTTATTTCCTCAGGAACAGAGGGCTGTGAACAACCTCAGACACCTAACCAACCCAATCATACTGATCACTAATTTAGATTACAGTTGAACTTCCAGTTTTTTGTGGTGGAGCTATTCCTGGCATTCTCTTGAAACAGTGCAACATTCTGCCAATTTAGTGCAATCTGCTTTTATTCTAGATTTCCAGtggaaatgaaaatctgtttcttGAGTACTAAGCAGTGTACTAAAACGGCATAACCATTCAGAAGTTAAGTAAACTGTCAATGCAGAATccgtgttaaaaaaaaattgtatcaaaCAAGAAGTATTTCACATTCTAGAAACAATTTCTAATCCTAAAATGTACCTGTGTTCTGTAGTGAAGATGACTTCGTAATATACTGATGTTCAGGAACACAGAAAACTTGCATCAGAGATGGCTTCCAATACAACCCATAATTATCTAAGTTATAAGCATGTATAAGATATGAATGAGAGGTAAGATAAAAATCTTACACAACTTGAGAATGTTGAGTATGTTAGTGTAAGGAGAAGACTAACTGCCTTAATGCAAATAGATAATTAGtgtttgcaaaagcagaaaattaatagTTATGCTTAATCTTTCCGCATactacctttttttccctccctgcgGTCACATAATTCACTCTTTTCAGCTTCTAAGTTGAATAAGATTGACATGTTTCTTCATACCTTTTAGCAAGCTGGAAACTTACCTTGTTGGTCTGGAAGTTTTGTCACGGAAGATTGTGTGTCTAATACACTAAATAGCCTTGGGGAACAAACAAGTGATTTCTACAGCATGGATGAGACCCACGGCACATCTGTTCAGCAAAATTCCCCCCCTAGGTATTTGGCTGTGGAAGCAAATACAATGTTATCATCTCTACAAACCATTCCAGAATTTGCAGAGACGCTAGAGCTTATTGAATCGGTAAGTCTATATTTATTCTAAAGAAGTGTTTATTTAGGAACATCAACTTACACAATATGTGTAAAATACTCTTGAAATTACCTTCTGCTGTACTTGTCTGTAGTTTCACCCATATTGAGTGATTTGTTTTATTGCCTGTTTTAAatgaattatgttttaaaatattgtgtttTAGGATTGTATGGAAGATACAGGGTGAATAATTCAGTATATGGCTTTTGGAGGTAGAGAACTGTTAGATTGGCTTGGACATTGCAAAATAATCTTGGATAAGCCTGCTGGTGTTTGAGTATTTTGCACCTTGCCTCATAGGATCCTGTAGCGTGGAGTGACGTCACTGGTTTTGAGCTTTCGGAGGCTGTTGTATCTCCTGTCAAGCCAGCTCCTGTTAAACTAATGCGGATTCCACACAATGAAGGGACTGCTGAGTGCCAGTATAATGTCAGCGTTGTGCTTGATGGCAAAAAACACAGTAGCATCAGTGGTGAGGAAGAAGCAGTTTTTCCAACAACCCCAAGCTTAACTAAATTCAGCACTCCACCTACTAtcctaagaaagaaaaagagattgcGTGTTGGGCAATCACCAGTTAATGAACTGAATGATGGCTTGTGTAATGATGCCATCAATGTTGCACTAAAGCATACACCAGTGAAAACACTACCATTTTCTCCATCACAggtgagtttatttttaaatattggtaAACTATGAAGACTGCAATGACTGGATTATAAATTACAAGTACCTTAATAAATTGTTAAATAACCTATTTCCTCTGTTTTGAAGACTAACTagtggggaggggagcggcaaCTTATGTCTGAGCTCACACTTTCTCATGCAAATAATTGTCGATAGAGACCTATTGTCTCTGACTTAATTAAGCACTAGGGATTTTAAGGAGAAAATCAAGGTTTCAGTGATAAATATTGCAAATGTCTTGGAGTGTAAGTCAAGAATAGCTTATTGGGGTTTGTCAGTAAAAGCCTTTCAGATATatacataaattttttttttttactgctcagTACAGTGTTGAAGTTTTGTCCTTTAAGGtttcttagttgtttttttttctctcttgcacttAAGTTTTTCAACACTTGCTCTGGAAATGAACAATTTAACCTTGAAAATCCTGCATTTACATCAACTCCAATCTGTGGGCAGAAAGTTCTTATTACGACTCCTCTACACAAGGAAATGACACCAaaagatcaaaaggaaaatgtgggGTAAGATTATTACATTAAACATCTGGTGTGTTGCTCAAACAAGTTTTTCTGAACATTGAGAAATTAATCTACCTATATGCATACTGTGAATGAGTTTTAAAACCCCTAACACTTAAATGCTTGTGTACAAACAAACTGGCTTCCTGTTTTTAACTTAACAGAAAGTGACTTgtatttagttaatttttttccttttttaaaacacCAAACAATATCCAATTAAAGTTTAATATACCTGGGGTAGTGCTATGGTGATCTTAGTACTTTCAGATTCACGGCGGTGATACCTGTTGTGTAaattaaggtattttaaaatgtttcttagaTTCATTTTATTACATAACTGTTgataagtaaaatattaaaatgcatgtATGAGCACTTTTCTATGCTTGAATAGTTTTAGAACTCCCACAATTAGAAGATCTCTTTTGGGTTCAACACCAAGGACTCCAactccttttaaaaatgctttggctgctcaggaaaaaaagtatggTCCCCTCAAACTTACGGTATGTTGATgacattgtttattttcttctttgttaatgTCTAAATGCCCTCTTGTTTTTGAGATATTGTAAGCCTCAGCATGATCTTAGAAAGTATTTTCCAACAATGCTGTTATTTCAGTGATATTCCATAGAGAACAGCTAGAATGTGAAccaaaaatgtttcatattttgtaAGTTAGACTACTATCCTTCAGTGTAGTATGGAGGCACTGTCTTTTTGAATGGTATTCGGTACATATCATCATTTGATCCATAGTAATCTTAAACACATTGGTTCCGCATTTGTGAGTTGTTTTAAATTTGTGTAGCCTTGCTAACACTGTACCTCTTATGAGGTGGTAGCATTGTCTGAGATTTtgatttcaattttctgttttttcaaaagaaaatttataaGTGAGAGGGTGAATGGGTGTGGGTCCTCCAACTGGGTAATCTGCTAAGAGCAAACTGGTGCAGATGAATGTGACTGACTTCGCTATTTTAAGCAACTTTCACATTTGACTTGAAAAACTGCATTATCTTTGAATCCTCTGGACTATGTAAGAGCTGAGTTGTTTCCTGGTTTTGGTTCTTCTGCAGGGCTAGGACTGAAACTAGATGTTTACCACAGCACGCTAGGATTCTGAGAATTTTTTTGATGCGAAGATGTTTGGTAGTGTTTTATCCTTCATAGGGGCTTACTTGAGTGACGTCTACAATTTTCTTCATCCTTAAATCCAAAATCTTAATGTAGCAATTCATAATTCCTCTGATTCTTCTGGCTGtcacagaagacttttttttgttgacTGTAGATAAAGTtactctttgtttgtttgttccaaATGAATTCAATTTTTGCTCTCTTCCTAGCCTAGCTAAGGTATGTTAATGCATAATAACTTTTGGAATTCAGTAGACATATGCTTTTCAAGTTCTGAAAAAATTCCAGCCAATATATATTGACTACTTCTTTTTTGCGAACACAGAAGGTAGCTCAGACTTTGCCACAGGGCTTGGCACCATCTGTGTTACCCTATAGATTCACAGTCTCTCACTATGCAAATGGAGTGGTTTGGCATTCCTGTTTCTGTCCACTATTAACCTCCTGTTCAAAATCAAATTTTGAGGGCTTAAGGGAATTCTTCTCCTGTTGGTACACAAAGGAGCCATCTGTATGGCTTCTGTGAAATTCTGTACTGTACTTAGAACTATCAATGTTTTATTCAAAGATTTGTGTTTAGATTTATATAAATTCCTTTCCCAACAGCAGTCATGCTTCTCTAGTACAGTTTTTTAGTATGTTTgcatctatatatacatatatgggTTTATGTATGTGtttaatatatataaagtattttgattccttttgtCAGTGGATAGCCATTGCTAATAAATGCAAGTAGTTTGCATGTCTTCTTCAATGCTGCCTTGCATTTTTGAGGcactgtgtgcatgtgtatactTTATCTGGCTAGAAATAGTGTGGcgtaaaatgcattaaaaaatctGCATAGCCTTGAAATGTTGATATGTAGTTGTTAACTACAATAGCTTAAATCCGTTATCTATTGCTATATTTTGCAAGATCTCTTTTCTGGCCTACATTAGCTGAAAGTAGAATATGGTAAAAAGTAGCAACTAATAGACTTCCTGTATTTTCTCCTCTGATTTTAATTAACTTAGTCACAACCACTTGCCTTCTTGGAGGAAGACATTAGGGAAGTTTTGAAAGAGGAAACTGGAACAGATATATTTCTCAAAGAGGAAGATGATGCTGTGTATAAAAGCTGCAAGCAGGAGGTAACAttacaataataattttaaataggaaataactgctttaaaataatattttacaatttttctctgcaaaatatttattgcagCACAACTCTTCtaaaaaagtcagaaaatcaCTGGTCCTAGATCcatgggaaaaagaagaggttgGTGCCCAGCGCTTCACGGAAGAGAATAGTTTAGAGATACCGGTAAGTATTACACTACTGAAGAGCATCACTGACAGCAGTATTAATATAGAACTGAGTATCTTTCATTCTACCAACTAAAATAAAGTGCTTGGATTGAGGCTAGATTCATAT of Rissa tridactyla isolate bRisTri1 chromosome 2, bRisTri1.patW.cur.20221130, whole genome shotgun sequence contains these proteins:
- the MYBL1 gene encoding myb-related protein A isoform X2, producing MAKRSRSEEDDDLQYVDHDYEVLQQKGLKKICNRVKWTRDEDERLKKLVEQNGTDDWAFIASHLQNRSDFQCQHRWQKVLNPELIKGPWTKEEDQRVIELVQKYGPKRWSLIAKHLKGRIGKQCRERWHNHLNPEVKKSSWTEEEDRIIYEAHKRLGNRWAEIAKLLPGRTDNSIKNHWNSTMRRKVEQEGYLQDDIKSERASSSKQPQPCLTMEHLHTQNQFYIPVQTHIPAYQYASPEGSCLEHASASSNLVQSFIDDDPDKEKKIKELELLLMSAENEIRRKQVSSQAGNLPCWSGSFVTEDCVSNTLNSLGEQTSDFYSMDETHGTSVQQNSPPRYLAVEANTMLSSLQTIPEFAETLELIESDPVAWSDVTGFELSEAVVSPVKPAPVKLMRIPHNEGTAECQYNVSVVLDGKKHSSISGEEEAVFPTTPSLTKFSTPPTILRKKKRLRVGQSPVNELNDGLCNDAINVALKHTPVKTLPFSPSQFFNTCSGNEQFNLENPAFTSTPICGQKVLITTPLHKEMTPKDQKENVGFRTPTIRRSLLGSTPRTPTPFKNALAAQEKKYGPLKLTSQPLAFLEEDIREVLKEETGTDIFLKEEDDAVYKSCKQEHNSSKKVRKSLVLDPWEKEEVGAQRFTEENSLEIPSENAYTTSLLMIPLSEIHDNRCNLTSENQDTNPANKANAVIKKKLNACASKNVKLEKALQSSCEWEAVVYGKTEDQLIMTEQARRYLSTYTTTNSTSRALIL
- the MYBL1 gene encoding myb-related protein A isoform X1 — translated: MAKRSRSEEDDDLQYVDHDYEVLQQKGLKKICNRVKWTRDEDERLKKLVEQNGTDDWAFIASHLQNRSDFQCQHRWQKVLNPELIKGPWTKEEDQRVIELVQKYGPKRWSLIAKHLKGRIGKQCRERWHNHLNPEVKKSSWTEEEDRIIYEAHKRLGNRWAEIAKLLPGRTDNSIKNHWNSTMRRKVEQEGYLQDDIKSERASSSKQPQPCLTMEHLHTQNQFYIPVQTHIPAYQYASPEGSCLEHASASSNLVQQSFIDDDPDKEKKIKELELLLMSAENEIRRKQVSSQAGNLPCWSGSFVTEDCVSNTLNSLGEQTSDFYSMDETHGTSVQQNSPPRYLAVEANTMLSSLQTIPEFAETLELIESDPVAWSDVTGFELSEAVVSPVKPAPVKLMRIPHNEGTAECQYNVSVVLDGKKHSSISGEEEAVFPTTPSLTKFSTPPTILRKKKRLRVGQSPVNELNDGLCNDAINVALKHTPVKTLPFSPSQFFNTCSGNEQFNLENPAFTSTPICGQKVLITTPLHKEMTPKDQKENVGFRTPTIRRSLLGSTPRTPTPFKNALAAQEKKYGPLKLTSQPLAFLEEDIREVLKEETGTDIFLKEEDDAVYKSCKQEHNSSKKVRKSLVLDPWEKEEVGAQRFTEENSLEIPSENAYTTSLLMIPLSEIHDNRCNLTSENQDTNPANKANAVIKKKLNACASKNVKLEKALQSSCEWEAVVYGKTEDQLIMTEQARRYLSTYTTTNSTSRALIL
- the MYBL1 gene encoding myb-related protein A isoform X3 codes for the protein MAKRSRSEEDDDLQYVDHDYEVLQQKGLKKICNRVKWTRDEDERLKKLVEQNGTDDWAFIASHLQNRSDFQCQHRWQKVLNPELIKGPWTKEEDQRVIELVQKYGPKRWSLIAKHLKGRIGKQCRERWHNHLNPEVKKSSWTEEEDRIIYEAHKRLGNRWAEIAKLLPGRTDNSIKNHWNSTMRRKVEQEGYLQDDIKSERASSSKQPQPCLTMEHLHTQNQFYIPVQTHIPAYQYASPEGSCLEHASASSNLVQQSFIDDDPDKEKKIKELELLLMSAENEIRRKQVSSQAGNLPCWSGSFVTEDCVSNTLNSLGEQTSDFYSMDETHGTSVQQNSPPRYLAVEANTMLSSLQTIPEFAETLELIESDPVAWSDVTGFELSEAVVSPVKPAPVKLMRIPHNEGTAECQYNVSVVLDGKKHSSISGEEEAVFPTTPSLTKFSTPPTILRKKKRLRVGQSPVNELNDGLCNDAINVALKHTPVKTLPFSPSQFFNTCSGNEQFNLENPAFTSTPICGQKVLITTPLHKEMTPKDQKENVGFRTPTIRRSLLGSTPRTPTPFKNALAAQEKKYGPLKLTSQPLAFLEEDIREVLKEETGTDIFLKEEDDAVYKSCKQEHNSSKKVRKSLVLDPWEKEEVGAQRFTEENSLEIPSSCEWEAVVYGKTEDQLIMTEQARRYLSTYTTTNSTSRALIL